The Chthoniobacterales bacterium genome has a window encoding:
- a CDS encoding pyridoxal phosphate-dependent aminotransferase, translated as MGNIIASATTTSARAFSDYAYGEDLTEEISCFLGLLARSGNVNLQPRNIAVTLNATNALYLSLHALKRLGVNRFLVITPTYYSVIETLDSFGSSVIYHHLLDEEAFFLDLKAIRRAVEWQQIDAIILTDPVYSAGIEHDISAYSGLSAICNEHHIWLLCDYALGGLFWHRPPTRLLDAAKLSALSSLERFIYIESPPKRLFLNGMKHAAVVASSNVTNLIHDLASRMSGGFCSTQLSVLKALYDPNNQTGIVAYMEGNRLRIEANFASLQSSLLGTAFYTYSSNSGHFTMLCHKHRRIENANTKRIVKRLLWEHGLYVLPSEHFSYYGRNHFGVRINLMNDVSAFLIPLNRALTEDPELLDAFR; from the coding sequence TTGGGCAACATCATAGCATCTGCGACAACGACATCCGCTCGTGCCTTCTCAGACTATGCGTATGGTGAAGATCTCACCGAAGAAATCTCGTGCTTTCTGGGCCTGCTTGCCCGAAGCGGAAATGTAAATCTTCAGCCGCGAAATATCGCGGTAACACTGAACGCCACAAACGCGCTTTACCTTAGCCTTCACGCGCTGAAGCGGCTGGGGGTCAATCGTTTCTTGGTAATTACTCCGACCTATTATTCTGTCATCGAAACGCTGGATTCATTTGGCTCTAGCGTCATCTATCATCACCTTCTTGATGAAGAGGCCTTTTTCCTCGACCTTAAGGCGATTCGCCGAGCAGTGGAATGGCAACAAATCGATGCAATCATCCTAACCGATCCGGTCTACAGCGCCGGTATTGAGCATGACATTTCGGCTTATAGCGGCCTTTCTGCGATCTGTAATGAGCATCACATATGGCTCCTGTGTGACTACGCGCTCGGAGGGCTTTTCTGGCACAGGCCGCCGACGCGACTACTTGACGCCGCAAAACTGTCTGCTTTATCCAGCTTGGAGCGGTTTATCTACATTGAGTCTCCACCGAAGCGGCTATTTCTGAACGGAATGAAACATGCGGCGGTCGTTGCATCAAGCAACGTCACCAATTTAATTCACGATTTGGCTTCGCGCATGTCGGGTGGCTTCTGTTCCACCCAATTATCTGTTCTCAAGGCACTCTATGATCCCAACAATCAAACGGGCATAGTGGCTTACATGGAAGGTAACCGCCTTCGTATCGAAGCCAATTTCGCATCGCTCCAGTCCAGCCTCCTCGGGACAGCCTTCTACACATATTCCTCAAATAGCGGCCACTTTACAATGCTATGCCATAAACACCGCCGCATCGAGAACGCCAACACCAAGCGCATCGTTAAGCGCCTTCTTTGGGAGCACGGGCTTTATGTGCTCCCTTCAGAGCACTTTTCCTACTACGGGAGAAATCATTTTGGTGTACGCATCAATCTTATGAATGATGTGTCGGCATTTCTAATCCCCCTTAATCGTGCTCTCACTGAAGATCCGGAGCTCCTTGATGCATTCCGCTAG
- a CDS encoding pentapeptide repeat-containing protein: MSQIGPATPRFQPTTSLDRSNESFQGVLFADFDFLEEQQPISFFRGDFRRAKIDNVRFWKSDFNRADFIDAFIRLSQFENCRFGTDFLNTYFDEVHFSRNDSDTCTLTDCVYENCTFSYETIINSTLSACRYRNCVFDSCDLRTNTADTLAFTKCTFRNVDFSNMTATNFQFADCQFENVRLDPDYLGTYLFKGSAPENIHLTYRGETLQLNAEYLSSLEVLMDSYAAATRYYEVFNCAVLYNYLAQRGKALLPLFRGVIHSINSEPPFIRKNSAERIIGLLSFYADSPAVATNELFALVSALDDIDLEEISLVDRLQIESKVSFLKNWIQAILLQWQSPRPPEAGALYFELTIEEWDRERVKTSLEGFFQDQAMEAAGLVVLGERHGSLILECIGHGATVFALAICLREVSSTLVRIVLEFQLSAKYVGLLRDASTVKDVARLHKEIRPLLTPPSARSYENARKLAECIKELRIFSESTIKGD; encoded by the coding sequence ATGTCTCAAATTGGTCCAGCAACTCCCAGATTCCAACCAACTACCAGCCTAGACAGAAGCAACGAGAGTTTTCAGGGCGTCCTCTTTGCGGATTTTGATTTTCTCGAGGAGCAACAGCCGATCTCGTTTTTTCGGGGCGACTTCCGCCGGGCTAAAATTGACAACGTTCGTTTTTGGAAAAGCGATTTTAATCGAGCCGATTTCATCGATGCTTTTATACGCTTATCGCAGTTTGAAAACTGCCGATTCGGAACGGATTTTTTGAATACCTACTTCGATGAAGTTCACTTTTCACGCAATGATTCCGACACGTGTACACTTACAGATTGCGTTTATGAGAATTGCACGTTCTCATACGAAACCATAATTAACTCAACACTAAGCGCTTGCCGCTACAGGAATTGTGTCTTCGACAGCTGCGATCTTCGCACGAATACTGCCGACACGTTAGCCTTCACGAAATGCACGTTCCGTAATGTTGACTTCTCGAATATGACAGCGACGAATTTTCAATTTGCTGACTGCCAATTCGAGAATGTTCGCCTGGATCCAGATTATCTGGGAACATACTTATTCAAGGGCTCAGCGCCTGAAAACATTCATCTTACATATCGCGGCGAAACGTTACAACTGAATGCGGAGTATCTTTCATCCCTTGAAGTCCTGATGGATTCCTATGCAGCTGCGACGCGTTACTATGAGGTCTTTAATTGCGCCGTACTGTACAATTATCTAGCCCAGCGAGGTAAGGCCTTACTGCCGCTATTTCGTGGGGTAATCCATTCTATTAACAGCGAACCGCCATTCATCAGGAAGAACTCGGCCGAACGCATAATAGGTCTCCTTAGCTTCTATGCCGACAGCCCTGCTGTCGCTACAAATGAGTTATTCGCATTAGTAAGTGCCTTAGATGACATTGATCTGGAAGAAATATCTCTAGTGGACCGTCTGCAAATCGAAAGCAAAGTGTCATTTCTCAAGAATTGGATACAGGCAATTCTCTTGCAATGGCAATCGCCACGACCACCTGAAGCAGGGGCTTTGTATTTTGAACTGACTATTGAAGAGTGGGATCGCGAAAGGGTCAAAACCTCTTTGGAGGGCTTCTTCCAAGACCAGGCAATGGAAGCGGCCGGACTGGTGGTACTCGGCGAAAGACATGGTTCGTTAATCCTCGAATGTATTGGACACGGCGCCACCGTCTTTGCCCTAGCCATTTGCCTGCGTGAAGTATCGTCAACATTAGTCCGCATCGTTCTCGAGTTCCAATTGTCGGCGAAGTATGTTGGCCTTTTGCGAGACGCATCTACGGTAAAGGATGTCGCAAGACTTCACAAGGAAATCCGTCCTTTGTTGACCCCTCCTTCCGCACGGTCTTATGAGAACGCTCGAAAACTAGCGGAATGCATCAAGGAGCTCCGGATCTTCAGTGAGAGCACGATTAAGGGGGATTAG